A window of the Bdellovibrio sp. ZAP7 genome harbors these coding sequences:
- the pyrF gene encoding orotidine-5'-phosphate decarboxylase → MNKNLRAHPMRNPLILALDVDTRDQALKIADQIGDIVGGIKLGPRLCLRYGMEFVQEMSQRAPIFLDNKHFDIPSTMEAAVRASFDAGASLVTVHALSGAEALQRMAKAEAELSKIRPFRILAVTILTSWDQSSLPPVMNPQPIAQHVTELASLVQKSGLSGVVCSPHELDLLQNQGLYLVTPGIRFSINDSGDQKRIMGPQEALEKGASALVVGRPILEAKDIKEAANQFVMAM, encoded by the coding sequence ATGAATAAAAACCTGCGCGCCCATCCCATGAGAAATCCCTTAATCCTCGCTCTTGATGTCGACACCAGAGATCAAGCTTTGAAAATCGCCGATCAAATCGGGGATATCGTCGGGGGAATCAAACTCGGTCCACGTCTTTGCCTTCGGTACGGCATGGAGTTCGTGCAGGAGATGTCGCAAAGAGCTCCCATCTTTTTGGATAATAAACACTTCGATATTCCCTCAACGATGGAAGCCGCTGTTCGCGCCAGCTTCGACGCGGGTGCCTCGTTAGTCACTGTTCACGCTCTGAGTGGTGCAGAGGCTTTGCAAAGAATGGCCAAGGCAGAGGCTGAACTTAGTAAAATTCGCCCGTTCCGCATTCTCGCTGTGACCATATTAACTTCCTGGGATCAGAGCTCATTGCCTCCGGTGATGAATCCTCAGCCGATTGCTCAGCACGTGACTGAATTGGCGAGTTTAGTTCAAAAATCAGGTCTGTCAGGGGTCGTTTGCTCGCCCCACGAGCTGGACCTTTTACAAAATCAGGGTCTCTATCTTGTCACGCCGGGAATTCGCTTTAGTATAAACGACTCTGGCGACCAAAAGCGAATCATGGGCCCCCAAGAAGCACTCGAAAAAGGCGCTTCCGCATTGGTGGTAGGTCGCCCCATTTTAGAAGCAAAAGATATTAAAGAAGCTGCGAATCAGTTTGTGATGGCGATGTAG
- the rplL gene encoding 50S ribosomal protein L7/L12 has product MSLTNDQLVDALSAKTVLEIAELVKMLEEKWGVSAAAPVAAAAGPAAAVEEKTAFDVILVDAGANKINVIKEVRGLTGLGLAEAKALVEAGGKAVKEGATKEDAEKIKKALEAAGAKVTVK; this is encoded by the coding sequence ATGTCTCTAACTAACGATCAACTTGTTGACGCATTGTCTGCGAAAACAGTTCTTGAAATCGCTGAACTTGTAAAAATGCTTGAAGAAAAATGGGGCGTTTCTGCTGCTGCTCCTGTAGCTGCTGCAGCTGGTCCTGCTGCTGCTGTTGAAGAAAAAACTGCATTCGACGTAATCTTGGTTGATGCTGGCGCGAACAAAATCAACGTAATCAAAGAAGTACGTGGTTTGACTGGTTTGGGTCTTGCTGAAGCTAAAGCACTAGTTGAAGCTGGTGGCAAAGCAGTTAAAGAAGGCGCGACTAAAGAAGACGCTGAAAAAATCAAAAAAGCTCTTGAAGCTGCAGGCGCGAAAGTTACTGTTAAGTAG
- the secE gene encoding preprotein translocase subunit SecE — MEKTNSKIMTLSFAIAGALVGLTVHFLIKAFSGAFGVVAKLADNDLFKHGLPVATGIVLFAALQFNPRVLAWGEEVVSEIRKVVWPSRKDTTAMTIVCVVMVLISSVIISSFDLISGFFINFLMK, encoded by the coding sequence GTGGAAAAAACTAACTCTAAGATTATGACTCTTAGTTTTGCAATTGCGGGTGCTTTGGTTGGATTGACCGTGCACTTCCTTATCAAAGCATTTTCGGGTGCTTTTGGTGTTGTTGCAAAATTGGCTGACAACGACTTGTTCAAACACGGTCTTCCGGTTGCAACAGGTATCGTTTTGTTTGCAGCACTTCAGTTCAACCCACGCGTACTAGCTTGGGGGGAAGAAGTAGTTTCTGAAATCCGTAAGGTTGTATGGCCTTCCCGCAAAGATACGACAGCAATGACTATCGTTTGCGTAGTAATGGTTCTTATCTCAAGCGTGATCATCAGCTCATTCGATTTGATTTCAGGCTTCTTTATCAACTTCCTAATGAAGTAA
- the proS gene encoding proline--tRNA ligase codes for MSDTAIKPTRSENYPEWYQQVITAADMAENSPVRGCMVIKPWGYAVWENMQAVLDRMFKDTGHVNAYFPLLIPLSFLEKEAEHVEGFAKECAVVTHHRLKGDGNGKLVPDGELEEPLIIRPTSETIIGHQFAKWVKSYRDLPVLINQWCNVMRWEMRTRMFLRTAEFLWQEGHTVHATAKEAQEETLQMLDCYADFAENYMAMPVIKGMKTSDERFPGAVDTYTIEALMQDKKALQAGTSHFLGQNFAKASGIKYLSAEGKEETAWTTSWGVSTRLIGGLIMTHSDDNGFVVPPRIAPLHVVIVPIYRNDAEKAQVLEYVNSLAKEVKSQTFNGGSVRVKVDDRDIRGGDKAWQYIKQGVPVRVEVGPRDMAKGEVFVGRRDKGPKEKSGQARDAFVQGISALLQEIQDGLFERAKAFRDSNIKKITDLKEFEAYFKGEENSAPGFALVPWCEEGIGHDLLAQLKVTPRCAPLKQEPISGNCIFSGKPATKWVLFAKSY; via the coding sequence ATGTCAGATACAGCAATTAAACCAACACGTTCTGAAAACTACCCAGAGTGGTACCAACAAGTCATCACGGCAGCTGATATGGCTGAAAATTCTCCGGTTCGTGGTTGCATGGTTATCAAGCCTTGGGGCTACGCTGTCTGGGAAAACATGCAAGCCGTTCTGGATCGCATGTTTAAAGATACGGGCCACGTGAACGCATACTTCCCATTGCTAATTCCACTAAGCTTCCTGGAAAAAGAAGCAGAACACGTTGAAGGCTTCGCAAAAGAATGCGCCGTCGTGACTCATCACCGTTTGAAAGGTGATGGCAATGGCAAGCTCGTTCCAGACGGCGAACTTGAAGAGCCACTTATTATCCGTCCAACTTCAGAAACAATCATCGGCCATCAATTCGCAAAATGGGTTAAGTCTTACCGTGACCTTCCTGTTTTGATTAACCAATGGTGTAACGTGATGAGATGGGAAATGCGCACGCGTATGTTCCTAAGGACGGCAGAGTTTTTGTGGCAAGAAGGTCATACGGTTCACGCGACTGCAAAGGAAGCTCAAGAAGAGACTTTGCAGATGTTGGACTGTTATGCAGACTTCGCTGAAAACTACATGGCAATGCCTGTGATCAAAGGAATGAAAACTTCTGACGAGCGTTTCCCAGGTGCGGTTGATACTTACACTATCGAAGCTCTTATGCAGGATAAAAAAGCACTTCAGGCAGGAACGTCTCATTTCTTGGGTCAAAACTTCGCTAAAGCTTCCGGCATCAAATACCTAAGCGCTGAAGGTAAAGAAGAGACAGCATGGACAACATCATGGGGTGTTTCAACTCGCCTTATCGGTGGTTTGATCATGACTCATTCAGACGATAATGGTTTCGTAGTGCCGCCACGAATCGCTCCCTTGCACGTTGTGATCGTACCTATCTATCGTAACGACGCTGAAAAAGCGCAAGTTCTGGAATACGTGAACAGCCTGGCGAAAGAAGTTAAATCTCAAACTTTCAACGGTGGCTCAGTACGCGTGAAAGTCGACGACCGCGATATCCGTGGTGGCGATAAAGCATGGCAATACATCAAACAGGGTGTTCCAGTGCGTGTTGAAGTAGGTCCTCGTGACATGGCTAAAGGCGAAGTTTTCGTCGGCCGTCGTGACAAAGGCCCCAAAGAAAAATCCGGCCAAGCCCGTGATGCTTTCGTTCAAGGTATCAGTGCTTTGTTGCAAGAAATCCAAGACGGTTTGTTCGAAAGAGCGAAAGCTTTCCGTGACAGCAACATCAAAAAAATCACTGATCTTAAAGAATTCGAAGCGTACTTTAAAGGCGAAGAAAACTCTGCCCCAGGTTTCGCATTGGTTCCATGGTGTGAAGAAGGCATCGGTCACGATTTGTTAGCCCAATTAAAAGTAACTCCTCGTTGCGCTCCATTGAAACAAGAGCCCATCAGCGGAAACTGTATCTTCTCCGGTAAACCCGCAACCAAGTGGGTATTGTTCGCGAAATCTTACTAG
- the rplJ gene encoding 50S ribosomal protein L10, producing the protein MITRADKEQEIKVITDKFGKAKGAFIVDFKGIKVEQVTNLRKKLNAADSEMKVVRNTLAKRAFKDHPAIEKAFTNSMKGTNAIVFSYGEVNATAKTLADFAKDVEVLQIKSGVMDGEALDDAKIKFLATLPGKDQLRAMFLATLLAPATTLARCLNVYAEKLGGGAEAGTEAAPQA; encoded by the coding sequence ATGATCACTCGCGCAGATAAAGAGCAAGAGATTAAGGTTATTACTGATAAATTCGGTAAAGCTAAAGGAGCTTTCATCGTTGACTTCAAAGGCATCAAGGTTGAGCAAGTAACTAACTTGCGTAAAAAATTGAATGCTGCTGATTCAGAGATGAAAGTTGTCCGTAATACTCTAGCAAAAAGAGCGTTCAAAGATCACCCAGCTATTGAAAAAGCATTTACTAATTCAATGAAGGGTACTAACGCCATCGTATTCTCATACGGTGAAGTGAACGCGACTGCTAAAACATTGGCTGATTTCGCTAAGGACGTAGAAGTTCTTCAAATCAAGTCTGGTGTAATGGATGGCGAAGCTTTGGACGACGCAAAGATTAAATTCTTGGCGACTCTTCCAGGTAAAGACCAACTCCGTGCTATGTTCTTGGCTACACTTCTTGCTCCAGCAACTACACTTGCTAGATGCTTGAACGTATACGCTGAAAAACTTGGTGGCGGCGCTGAAGCTGGTACTGAAGCTGCTCCACAAGCATAA
- a CDS encoding RNA methyltransferase codes for MKKNNFRSGAKNNSQRSSQGSSRPQGSRPPQSRSPGGRPQQGSRSENAIPREWRIVVGNHAIKEALYMRPKKVKGMWLKNGWESSVDLRDLEEMARKHHITPEIRQEAVIDKFGSSHQGAALFVEGAPGMDLDHLGNLETSIVLMLDGIEDPHNLGAILRTSWLTNVKGVLIPEDRAVGLTPTVHKVACGGVEHVAVESTTNFSKYAETLKEKGYWIYGLSPRGKKSIFELDLPEKVIWAIGAEDKGLRVTTERLCDELVFIPQTSASASYNASVATAMALTETLRQHAQRGKSKKSQSDR; via the coding sequence ATGAAGAAAAATAATTTCCGTTCCGGTGCAAAAAACAACTCTCAAAGATCTTCTCAGGGCTCATCTCGCCCGCAGGGATCTCGTCCCCCGCAAAGTCGCTCTCCAGGCGGTCGTCCTCAGCAAGGATCTCGCTCTGAAAATGCCATTCCCAGAGAGTGGAGAATCGTGGTGGGTAATCACGCAATCAAAGAAGCTCTCTATATGCGCCCTAAAAAAGTTAAAGGCATGTGGTTGAAAAATGGCTGGGAGTCTTCTGTGGATTTGCGTGATCTAGAGGAGATGGCTCGCAAGCACCACATCACTCCAGAAATTCGCCAAGAAGCTGTTATCGATAAATTTGGCTCGTCTCATCAGGGTGCAGCACTTTTTGTTGAAGGTGCGCCAGGGATGGACCTAGACCATTTGGGAAATCTGGAGACATCTATTGTTTTGATGTTGGACGGTATCGAAGATCCCCATAATTTGGGCGCGATTCTAAGAACTTCCTGGTTAACCAATGTTAAAGGTGTATTAATTCCAGAGGATCGCGCGGTGGGTCTAACCCCTACGGTTCATAAAGTCGCCTGCGGCGGCGTCGAGCATGTTGCCGTTGAATCCACGACGAACTTTAGTAAGTACGCGGAAACACTAAAAGAAAAAGGCTATTGGATTTATGGCCTAAGTCCTCGCGGAAAAAAATCTATATTTGAGCTCGATTTGCCAGAAAAAGTAATTTGGGCAATTGGGGCAGAAGATAAAGGTTTGAGAGTGACAACAGAGCGTCTGTGTGATGAATTAGTTTTCATTCCGCAAACGAGTGCATCAGCCTCTTATAATGCGTCTGTCGCGACAGCAATGGCTCTGACAGAAACACTAAGGCAGCACGCGCAGCGCGGAAAGTCTAAAAAATCGCAGTCTGACAGATAA
- the nusG gene encoding transcription termination/antitermination protein NusG produces MDKKWYIVNVQTSCENTAKKAIEEKIKTSKMEEMFGEILIPAENVVELVKGQKQTKSRKFFPGYIFVQMFLNDETWHLVRNASKVTGFVGGTKTRPPEVPEAEVFRVTQQMAGVAEKPKMKVKFSVGENVTVVDGPFANFQGTVEEINEDKAKLKVLVSIFGRPTPVELDYIQVDKA; encoded by the coding sequence ATGGACAAAAAGTGGTACATCGTAAACGTTCAGACAAGTTGTGAAAATACGGCTAAAAAAGCCATCGAGGAAAAGATCAAAACTTCCAAGATGGAAGAAATGTTTGGCGAAATTCTGATCCCAGCTGAAAACGTTGTGGAGCTTGTAAAAGGCCAAAAACAAACTAAATCGCGTAAATTTTTCCCGGGTTATATCTTCGTTCAAATGTTTTTGAATGATGAGACTTGGCATTTGGTGAGAAATGCGTCAAAAGTAACAGGCTTTGTGGGTGGCACTAAAACTCGTCCCCCAGAAGTACCTGAAGCAGAGGTTTTCCGCGTAACTCAGCAAATGGCTGGCGTTGCAGAAAAACCTAAAATGAAGGTTAAGTTCTCTGTAGGTGAAAATGTGACTGTTGTTGACGGTCCATTTGCTAACTTCCAAGGAACTGTAGAAGAAATTAACGAGGACAAAGCTAAGCTTAAGGTTCTTGTGAGCATCTTCGGTAGACCAACTCCAGTTGAGTTGGACTACATTCAAGTAGATAAAGCTTAA
- the rplA gene encoding 50S ribosomal protein L1, whose amino-acid sequence MAGKKFAAASKKVDSAKKYTVDEAFKLVVESAPAKFDESIDVALRLGIDPKQSDQQVRGAIALPHGLGKEVKVVVFAKGPKETEAKNAGADFVGADDLVAKIQGGWLDFDKCIATPDMMATVSKVAKILGPRGLMPNPKIGTVTMNVGEAVTAEKKGKLDFRVDKAGIVHAGIGKKSMGDAKLRDNFMVLLAALVKAKPASSKGIYLRSISVASTMGPGVKIEPNAAAAATGALA is encoded by the coding sequence ATGGCAGGTAAAAAGTTCGCAGCAGCCTCTAAGAAGGTTGATTCTGCAAAAAAATACACTGTTGATGAAGCATTCAAACTAGTTGTTGAGTCCGCTCCAGCTAAATTTGATGAATCAATCGACGTAGCATTGCGTTTGGGTATCGACCCTAAGCAATCTGATCAACAAGTTCGTGGCGCAATCGCATTGCCTCACGGTTTGGGTAAAGAAGTAAAAGTAGTTGTTTTCGCAAAAGGTCCTAAAGAGACTGAAGCGAAAAACGCTGGCGCAGACTTTGTTGGCGCTGACGACCTTGTGGCTAAAATCCAAGGTGGCTGGTTGGATTTCGATAAATGTATCGCGACTCCAGACATGATGGCGACTGTTTCTAAAGTTGCTAAAATTCTAGGGCCTCGTGGTTTGATGCCGAATCCAAAAATCGGTACTGTAACTATGAACGTTGGCGAAGCCGTAACTGCCGAGAAAAAAGGTAAGTTGGATTTCCGCGTTGATAAAGCAGGTATCGTACATGCTGGTATCGGTAAGAAATCTATGGGCGATGCTAAACTTCGTGATAACTTCATGGTCCTTTTGGCCGCTCTAGTTAAAGCGAAACCAGCATCTTCTAAAGGTATCTATCTTCGCTCTATCTCCGTAGCATCTACTATGGGTCCTGGCGTGAAGATCGAGCCAAATGCAGCAGCAGCTGCAACTGGCGCTCTAGCTTAG
- the tuf gene encoding elongation factor Tu: MSKEKFTRTKPHVNIGTIGHVDHGKTTLTAAITTTLAAAGKAQAMSYDQIDKSPEERERGITISTTHVEYETENRHYAHVDCPGHADYVKNMITGAAQMDGAILVVSSADGPMPQTREHILLGRQVGIPAMVVFMNKVDMVDDKELLELVELEIRELLSKYEYPGDDIPVVKGSALKALEGDQSEIGRPSIMKLMEACDAYIPQPARATDKTFLMPVEDVFSISGRGTVVTGRVERGIVKVGDEIEIIGIRPTQKTTVTGIEMFRKLLDEGQAGDNCGVLLRGTKKEDVERGQVLAKPGSVKPHKKFKAEAYILTKEEGGRHTPFFNGYRPQFYFRTTDVTGVCTLKAGTEMVMPGDRVELSVELIAPIAMEKELRFAIREGGRTVGAGVVIDILE, encoded by the coding sequence ATGTCTAAAGAGAAATTCACCCGTACGAAACCGCATGTTAACATCGGTACAATCGGTCACGTCGACCATGGTAAAACAACTTTGACTGCTGCTATCACTACTACTCTTGCAGCGGCTGGTAAAGCTCAAGCGATGTCTTACGACCAAATCGATAAGTCTCCAGAAGAGCGCGAGCGTGGTATCACTATCTCCACTACTCACGTTGAGTACGAAACTGAAAACCGCCACTACGCACACGTTGACTGCCCAGGACATGCTGACTACGTAAAAAACATGATCACTGGTGCTGCTCAAATGGACGGCGCGATCCTAGTAGTTTCTTCTGCTGACGGTCCTATGCCACAAACTCGTGAACACATCCTTTTGGGTCGCCAAGTTGGTATCCCAGCAATGGTTGTTTTCATGAACAAAGTTGACATGGTTGACGATAAAGAACTTCTTGAGCTTGTTGAGCTTGAAATCCGCGAACTTCTTTCTAAGTACGAATACCCAGGCGATGATATCCCTGTAGTAAAAGGTTCTGCTTTGAAAGCTTTGGAAGGTGACCAATCTGAAATCGGTCGTCCATCTATCATGAAATTGATGGAAGCTTGCGACGCTTACATTCCACAACCAGCTCGTGCTACTGACAAAACTTTCTTGATGCCAGTAGAGGACGTGTTCTCTATCTCTGGTCGTGGTACAGTTGTTACTGGCCGTGTTGAGCGTGGTATCGTTAAAGTTGGTGACGAGATCGAAATCATCGGTATCCGTCCAACTCAAAAAACTACAGTTACTGGTATCGAAATGTTCCGTAAACTTCTTGATGAAGGTCAAGCAGGGGACAACTGTGGTGTTCTTCTTCGTGGTACTAAAAAAGAAGACGTTGAACGTGGTCAAGTTTTGGCTAAACCAGGTTCAGTTAAACCTCACAAAAAATTCAAAGCAGAAGCGTACATCCTTACTAAAGAAGAAGGCGGACGTCATACTCCATTCTTCAACGGTTACCGTCCACAGTTCTACTTCCGTACAACTGACGTAACTGGTGTTTGTACTTTGAAAGCTGGCACTGAAATGGTTATGCCAGGTGACCGCGTTGAATTGTCTGTTGAATTGATCGCTCCGATCGCAATGGAAAAAGAATTGCGTTTCGCGATCCGCGAAGGTGGCCGTACAGTTGGCGCCGGCGTTGTTATCGACATCCTTGAGTAG
- a CDS encoding L,D-transpeptidase, whose product MKALIFTLLLLVSVFSLTSFADKEFSLTTSPATDTPNTPPDNETLPNNESLDDLMTTDELANEIGAPRTEMRAAVINPEIIAAQDGIDVYREYAIVLRINKAPIGPSAQQMQVMENGMPTATYLVSTGREQYEKAKSGRWYWTTTPVGTFSPYKLVRDHYSYTWKAHMEYAMFFNGGVAVHATTPDHYKELGRRASGGCVRVHKDNAIILWNKVSSQPQKLVPLFNENGRVARDVNGNPIRVMGWNTLIIVENK is encoded by the coding sequence ATGAAAGCCTTAATCTTTACCTTGTTGTTGCTCGTTTCGGTATTTTCCTTAACTTCCTTCGCTGATAAAGAATTCTCTCTGACGACGTCGCCGGCAACCGATACGCCGAATACTCCACCTGATAATGAAACCCTGCCCAACAATGAATCTTTAGATGATCTGATGACAACGGACGAGCTCGCCAATGAAATCGGCGCTCCTCGCACTGAAATGCGTGCTGCTGTGATCAATCCGGAAATCATCGCCGCTCAGGATGGCATAGATGTCTATCGCGAATACGCGATCGTTTTAAGAATCAACAAAGCTCCGATCGGTCCATCTGCGCAGCAAATGCAAGTGATGGAAAACGGAATGCCAACGGCAACATATCTGGTGTCTACCGGCCGAGAACAATACGAAAAAGCGAAAAGCGGTCGCTGGTATTGGACGACTACTCCGGTTGGAACTTTTTCGCCCTATAAATTAGTGCGCGATCATTACTCCTACACCTGGAAAGCCCACATGGAGTATGCAATGTTCTTTAATGGGGGAGTCGCCGTTCATGCCACGACTCCAGATCACTACAAAGAACTCGGCAGACGCGCTTCTGGAGGATGCGTTCGTGTCCACAAAGACAACGCCATCATTCTTTGGAATAAAGTTTCATCTCAGCCCCAAAAGTTAGTGCCTTTATTCAACGAGAATGGCCGGGTTGCTCGTGACGTGAATGGAAATCCCATCCGTGTCATGGGTTGGAACACGCTCATTATCGTCGAAAATAAATGA
- a CDS encoding sigma-54 dependent transcriptional regulator: MTALSTKILIIDDEAPIRDVLSASLKDEGYQVFLAHDGESGLQAIKDVQPDVVFQDIWMPGKFDGIEVLTRARKEFPNVEFVMISGHGTIETAVKATKLGAWDFIEKPLSMDKILIVISNILSFQQAKEEKSLLLNKLRKSIALVGEAPSIVATKQVIARVAPTNSWVLIQGEAGTGKELVAQNIHYLSARASRPFVEINCGGIPEDLLESEIFGIEKGAMPGVDRAKKGKLDLAQGGTLYIAEISEMNKDAQAKLLTYLDDKKYRRVGGSETIENDVRVIAASSKDLDKEVKEGRFREDLYYRLNVIPFRVPALREHPEDIPVLVSFFSDNVARESGFPKKAISEQAMNKMLSHQWTGNVRELKNFIERVYILTPGEFVDVHDLRFAGLIDKDDEKGFEMQDLSTFRDARAQFEKEYLLRKINENGGNISKTAEVIGLERSYLHRKIKAYGIDTKDI; this comes from the coding sequence ATGACGGCTCTATCGACTAAAATTCTGATTATTGACGACGAAGCACCGATTCGTGATGTGCTTTCAGCCTCTTTGAAGGATGAAGGCTATCAAGTATTTCTTGCCCACGACGGTGAGTCGGGTCTGCAAGCGATCAAAGACGTTCAGCCAGACGTAGTCTTCCAAGACATCTGGATGCCGGGTAAATTCGATGGTATCGAAGTTTTAACTCGTGCTCGCAAAGAATTCCCGAATGTTGAGTTCGTGATGATCTCTGGCCATGGAACTATCGAAACAGCGGTTAAAGCAACTAAGCTGGGCGCATGGGATTTCATCGAAAAGCCGCTTTCAATGGATAAAATCCTGATCGTGATTTCAAACATCCTGAGCTTCCAGCAAGCTAAAGAAGAGAAATCGCTTTTGTTGAACAAGCTTCGTAAATCCATCGCTCTTGTGGGCGAGGCGCCTTCGATCGTAGCAACCAAACAAGTGATTGCCCGCGTGGCACCGACAAACTCTTGGGTTTTGATCCAAGGTGAAGCGGGAACTGGCAAAGAACTTGTCGCACAAAACATCCACTACCTAAGCGCTCGTGCCAGCCGTCCATTTGTTGAAATCAACTGCGGTGGCATTCCTGAAGATCTTTTGGAATCAGAAATCTTCGGTATTGAAAAAGGCGCAATGCCAGGTGTGGACCGTGCAAAAAAAGGTAAATTGGACCTCGCTCAAGGTGGAACTTTGTACATCGCGGAAATCAGCGAAATGAACAAAGATGCTCAAGCGAAACTTTTGACTTATCTTGATGACAAAAAATACCGCCGTGTCGGTGGGTCTGAAACGATTGAAAATGACGTGCGCGTGATCGCAGCGTCTTCAAAAGACCTGGATAAAGAAGTTAAAGAAGGCCGCTTCCGCGAAGATCTTTACTATCGCTTGAACGTAATTCCATTCCGCGTACCAGCTCTTCGCGAGCATCCGGAAGATATCCCGGTTCTGGTTTCTTTCTTCTCCGATAACGTCGCTCGCGAAAGCGGTTTCCCTAAAAAAGCCATCAGTGAACAAGCTATGAACAAAATGCTTTCTCACCAATGGACGGGGAACGTACGCGAACTTAAAAACTTTATCGAACGCGTATACATCCTGACCCCAGGCGAATTCGTTGACGTTCATGACTTGCGTTTTGCAGGTTTGATCGACAAAGACGACGAAAAAGGTTTTGAGATGCAAGACCTCTCCACGTTCCGCGATGCTCGTGCGCAGTTCGAAAAAGAATACCTTCTTCGCAAGATCAACGAAAACGGCGGTAATATTTCAAAAACCGCCGAAGTGATCGGCCTGGAAAGAAGTTACCTTCACAGAAAAATTAAAGCTTACGGTATAGACACTAAAGACATCTAG
- the rplK gene encoding 50S ribosomal protein L11, which produces MAKKVTGMIKLQIPAGKANPAPPVGPALGQHGVNIMEFCKQFNARTQALGDSIIPIIITVYQDRSFTFITKTPPVSSLIKKALKLESGSKMPQKDKVGKINNDQIKQIATTKLPDLNCLKVESAMAQVAGTAKSMGIDIA; this is translated from the coding sequence ATGGCAAAAAAAGTTACAGGAATGATCAAGCTGCAAATACCGGCAGGGAAAGCTAATCCAGCTCCTCCCGTTGGACCGGCACTTGGACAGCACGGGGTAAACATCATGGAATTCTGTAAGCAGTTCAACGCTCGTACACAAGCGTTGGGTGATAGCATCATCCCTATCATCATCACTGTTTATCAGGACAGATCGTTTACTTTCATCACAAAAACACCACCGGTGTCTTCTTTGATTAAAAAGGCGTTGAAATTGGAATCTGGTTCCAAAATGCCTCAAAAAGACAAAGTTGGTAAAATCAATAACGATCAAATCAAGCAAATCGCTACAACGAAATTGCCTGACTTGAACTGCTTGAAAGTTGAATCAGCAATGGCACAAGTCGCTGGTACAGCTAAGAGCATGGGCATCGACATCGCGTAG